GCGCTAGCCGGGTTTCGAAATGGGCAAGCACTGAACCCCCGCTTTCAAACCCACCCTAAAATTCGCGAGCAGCCAATCCGGCCTCCCCGCATATAAACCCTCCCCGTCATCCTCCCCACCAGTCCAAACGCGCTGCCAGCCACAGGTACGTTCCTTCCGCTCCGTTCCCCCGATTGGTAGTACTTAGCGCTCGCCTCGCGCGGGAGGCATGGTCTTCTCCGCTCCCTGCTGTTTCGGATTGGGCGCGCGTTTCGACCATGGGGTGCTTACGGCGGCTGCTGCGCAGGGGCCTGCGCGCCATGCTCCCGTCCAAGAGGCCGTCCGACGCCGCGGCGGGGGACGAAAACGGCCGCGGAGGGGACGCCAAGAGGATGCGCCGCCTCTTCGCCTCCGACGTCCTCGTCTCCGGGCTCAACGGGCTTGGCGCCGAAATTGGTTACGTCTGCTAATCCCTTCTCCGCCTGCCATTTTTTGTTTATTAGTTCGTTGCAATGACATGTCGTGCATACACTGAATTGTGCTGGGAAATTCTGCACCAATGTTCGTTCCGTGTAGAGATTGACTGGTCTATGCTATGGGGTCTGTTTTTGCCTGCTATGTAGTGCTGCTATTGCGCAAACTCTGGCTGATACTGATCTGgaattgtttagtttgttgcaaTGACATACTGCATATACTGAATTGCAATGACGTACCGCATATACTGATCTGGTTGATACTTATCGTATAAATATTTAGTTTGTTGCAATGGCATACTGCATATTCTGAATTGCCCTGGGAAATTCTGTATCAATGTCCATTCCATGTAGAGATTGACTGGTCTATGGGGTCTGTTTTTGTCTGCTATGTAGTGCTGATATTGCCTGAACTCTGGTAGATACTGGTCTGGATTCGCTGGACGTTTTTAAACGCTTGTGTTGGGGATGGGATGCTCTGACAGCTAGACTGCGAACTTCTAGATGCTTGTTTCAGTACCAATGGGAATGGAACCCGGGGATGGGGTATGAGTGCTTGTGCTATTTCTGTCTATATAAATTTCATATGTTTATACAAAAGGCTTACCACGTTACCGTATTCTAGATGCAGAATTGTACTGGAAAATTCTACACCAATGCCCAATCCATGCAGATTAAGTGATTAGCTAGTCTGTGGGTTTGTTTTTGTTTGTTGTAGAGGTGATATTGCCCAAATATGGTAGAGATACTGATCTGAAATTGCTGAAAGTTTTTAACCCACCGTGTTGGGCATGTAATGGTCCATAACAGCTAAACTGGGTATTGCTGGATGCTCCTTTGATTTATTGATTAGCAATGCGAATGAAACTTGGGGATGGGTGCAGTACTTGTGCTGTTTGTGGCTAGCCAATTCTTTTTAAATGTTTATACTAGTTAAAAGTCTTAGCAGGTTCTGCAACTATACGCCACatttcttatgtgttatgcctgTTGTATTAAACATACATGCTGACCTTTTTTGCAGCAAAGAATCTTGCCCTTGCTGGAGTCAAGTCTGTCACTATACATGATGTAAAAACTGTGGAGATGTGGGACTTGTCTGGCAATTTCTTTTTATCTGAGGATGACATTGGGAAGAACAGGGCTGCTGCTTGTGTAGCAAAGCTGCAGGAGCTGAACAATGCTGTTCTTATATCAGCTCTGACAGAAGAACTAACGACGGAGCACCTGTCTAAGTTCCAGGTTTGTCTCTAGTCCTTGCTGTCAAAATCCATTGTTTTCCACTTGCAAACTTTTTGTTGCTGACCCCTGACCTTATTTGTAGCCTGCTGCATACACCACTTCAGATTTCACATACACTTCGCTTTGATATGACTGTCTAACTTGTAGCTTATTTTCATGGCAGGCTGTTGTTTTCACTGATATAGATTTAGACAAGGCTTATGAATTTGATGATTATTGTCACAACCACCAGCCTCCTATTTCCTTTATCAAATCTGAAGTCTGTGGCCTTTTTGGTAGTGTCTTTTGTGACTTTGGACCAAAGTTTACTGTTCTTGATGTTGATGGTGAAGATCCGCATACTGGTATAATTGCATCGATCAGCAATGATAATCCTGCCCTGATATCCTGTGTTGATGATGAACGGCTTGAATTCCAAGATGGTGATCTTGTTGTTTTCTCTGAGGTCCATGGTATGACAGAACTGAATGATGGAAAACCAAGGAAGGTTAAAAATGCAAGACCGTTTTCATTTAGCATCGAGGAGGACACAAGTAACTTTGGCATTTATGTAAAAGGTGGAATTGTCACACAAGTGAAGGAACCAAAGGTGCTATGCTTCAAGGCACTAAGAGATGCCATGACAGATCCTGGAGAAGTTCTTCTGAGTGACTTCTCAAAGTTTGAGCGCCCCCCTGTGCTTCATCTGGCATTTCAAGCTCTGGACAAATTTAAGAAAGACCATGGACGCTGCCCTGCTGCTGGTTGTGAGGAGGATGCTCAAAGTTTTCTGAAGATTGCTGCTGCTATTAATGAAGCCTCAGCTGATCGCAAGCTGGACACTATTGATGAGAAACTATTCCGACAGTTTGCAAGTGGTTCTCGAGCTGTATTGAACCCTATGGCTGCGATGTTTGGTGGTATTGTTGGTCAAGAAGTTGTGAAGGCTTGTTCAGGGAAGTTCCATCCTCTCAACCAGGTTTGTGCTCTGATCCACCTGTCTTTTGTTCTTAATGGTCACACATTATCCTTTTCTGATTAAGCTCCAATTTATGCAGTTCTTCTACTTTGACTCTGTTGAATCCCTGCCAACATATCCGATGGAACCCCAAGACTTGAAGCCATCAAACAACCGCTATGATGCTCAGGTCTCTGTATTTGGTTCCAAGCTTCAGAAGAAAATGGAGGAGgctaatacttttgttgtagggTCTGGTGCTCTTGGATGTGAATTCCTGAAAAACCTTGCGTTAATGGGGGTGTCTTGTAGCAGCAAGGGAAAGTTAACCATAACAGATGATGATATCATTGAGAAAAGTAATTTAAGCCGTCAATTCTTGTTCCGTGATTGGAATATTGGACAGGCAAAGTCTACTGTGGCTGCTACAGCCGCTAGTGCTATCAACCCCAGCCTTCACATTGATGCTCTCCAGAACCGTGCCTGTCCAGATACCGAGAATGTCTTCCATGACACATTCTGGGAGGGCCTAGATGTTGTCATCAATGCACTTGATAATGTCAATGCCAGGATGTATATGGACATGAGGTGCCTGTACTTCCAGAAGCCACTACTGGAGTCAGGTACATTGGGCGCAAAGTGCAATACTCAAATGGTGATTCCTCACCTTACTGAAAATTACGGGGCTTCAAGAGATCCTCCTGAGAAGCAGGCGCCTATGTGCACAGTCCATTCTTTTCCACACAACATTGATCACTGCTTGACATGGGCTCGTTCAGAGTTTGAGGGTTTGCTCGAGAAAACGCCAAATGAAGTGAACTCTTTTCTGTCTAACCCTGCTCAATATGCTGCTGCAATGAGGAAGGCAGGTGATGCTCAAGCAAGAGAATTGCTTGAACGTGTCTCTGAGTGTCTTAACAAGGACCGGTGCAGTACATTTGATGATTGCATAAGCTGGGCCCGACTGAAGTACATTCTCTTTTCTGCCTTTGTTTGTTACGTTCTCCTTTGCATGAATATTGTTACATTTTTGCTAGGTTCTCAACTGGATTTTAAGCTGCTGACTTGGTTGTCTAGATAATTTATAACAAAAACATCACATTCTCCTTTACATGAATTTTGTTACATTTTTGCTAGGCTCTCAACTAGATTTTAAGCTGCTAACTTAGTTGTCTAGATAATTCATGACAAAAAAATATTAGCTCGGTCTACCAGGCATGGATGATGTGATTCAGCCgttttcacttttatttgaacATTCAATTGTGTGATCTGTATAGACTAGTACTGTTGAGAACTTGAGATTATATCACCTTGCGTTCACAAGGCATTGGCATGAAGTACCGTACTTCTTCTATAACTTCTCTTTTCCTTAGAGGTGTGTGTAGCTCATTTTTGTGCTTCACGTTTTGGCTCAAGTTAAAATCTCTCTCCTTTCGTTTTTTGCCAGATTTGAGGATTATTTCTCAAACCGCGTGAAGCAGCTCACATTCACTTTTCCTGAAGATGCTGCCACTAGTATGGGTGCTCCTTTCTGGTCTGCCCCCAAGCGCTTCCCCCGTGCACTGCAGTTTTCAGCTGCTGATCAATCTCACCTTAACTTCATCATGTCTGCTTCGATATTGAGAGCGGAGTCATTTGGGGTTGCTATACCTGAATGGGCAAAGGATACTAGTAAGCTGGCTGATGTAGTAAACAAAATTGCAGTTCCTACGTTTGAGCCAAAGCAAGGGGTTAATATTGTGACAGATGAGAAGGCATCAAATCTTTCCAGCACCTCAGTTGATGATGTCGCCGTTATTGAAGATCTTCTGGCTAAGTTGCAAGAATATGCCAAGATGCTACCTCCAGGATTCCAAATGAAACCTATCCAATTTGAGAAGGTATTTATTCCCAAATCTTTGCATCAGCAAGTCTTAGGTTCAAAAGTTTTGTTCACAAGTGTTCACAAGTGCTTACATCCACATCACAACCCTTCTGTACTCTTCAGCATGTAACAATGCCTTGAGTTTGCTTGTACAGGATGATGACACCAACTTCCACATGGACTTAATATCCGGATTAGCAAACATGCGTGCAAGGAACTACAGCATCCCAGAGGTCGACAAGCTGAAGGCCAAGTTCATCGCAGGCAGGATCATCCCGGCCATTGCAACCTCAACCGCCATGGCCACAGGACTCGTGTGCCTCGCGCTGTACAAGGTCATCGCCGGCGAGCACCCGGCTCGTCCCCCCCGCCCGTTGCACCCTCAACCGCCATGGCCACAGGACTCGTGTGCCTCGAGCTGTACAAGGTCATCGCCGGCGAGCACCCCGTCGAGGACTACCGCAACACATTCGCGAACCTCGCCCTCCCACTCTTCTCGATGGCCGAGCCGGTCCCGCCCAAGGTCATGAAGCACAAGGAGACGAGCTGGACCGTGTGGGACCGGTGGTCCGTCCAGGGCAACCTCACCCTCGCCGAGCTCCTGCAGTGGTTCGCCGACAAGGGCCTCACCGCCTACAGCATCTCGTGCGGCACCTCCCTGCTGTACAACAACATGTTTGCGAGGCACAAGGACCGGCTGACCAAGAAGGTGGTCGACATCGCCAGGGAGGTGGCCAAGGTGGACGTCCCCGAGTACCGGAGGCACCTGGACATCGGCGTGGCCTGCGAGGACGAGGACGAGAACGACGTCGACATCCCCCTCGTGTCGGTTTACTTCCGCTAGTCTGGGTCTCGAGATAAGAAGCCTTGCCGCATCTCCAGAACTCTGTTGTCTCGCGAAAGCCACTGATGTAGTAGTAGTTTAGCCGCCGCTCTCGCGCTGATAGCTCTATCATGGTCACCTAAGATGTTCTCTCTTTGTGGTATACCGGTCCTACAGTTATCTGCTGGTTGGTCGCAGTCAAATAGTTGGAGTTGGAGGAATGAACAACAGACACATCGGTTACGGTTAATTGACAGGTTACCAACATTTGGTAGTACCATCTTTTCCCTTTATGCGCGCATTGTCATCTTTCATCTCCAGTCTTCTCTCTGAATCTGTGACGTTTTTCCGTCAGGATTTTCCCCCTAGATTCTTAGTCAGGCTCAAAGAGGTGAGGTTTTGGCATTTCTATTCCTAAGCCAGGCACTCCAGGCAGAATAGGGTGCCGGATCTGGAGCGCAGTTTAGCTCCTAAAATAATGCAGGAGTCATGACTGCATCACGTCACCTGCTATTGTATTTTTGttactctctctctctttcgtagctcaaagatcgtgtcgACACCGAAACGAGGCAAGATCAAGTATTTTATCCCGCGTCGTCAGACGCTCTAGTAGTAGTACTTAAGTTAATCCACTCGTTAACGGTCGATGGCGAGGTGGAATGGGTCACGGATAACCGCCACTTGATTGTAGAGTAATTCGGGGGGCACTTGATGAGGAGAGCCAAGGAGGATCACGTCCAAATCAGTGATCAATGCGGCATGTGAGTCTTGGTGATACTTTATTTGCGATTAAAGAAAAATACTGTTGCTGCTGGTCACGGTCAACTGCTCTGCTTCTGGGCCACCTCCCATCCATGTAAACCAAATTATTATTACGAGGTATAAGTTGCACCACAAGTAAACAATCCGTCGTGCTTGGTCTCCCGGTCCATGTCCGTAAGCACGCACGCACGAGTTGAATTTCCACGTTATTTTCAAGGAGGTGGCTGGGTCTCATCCATTCCCTTCGTTCACACAAATATAAGGTGTTTGGATGTTTCGATATAAGTGTAGTACATACGAAGTGAAATGGGTGAACAAACATACTAAAACGTGTCTACCATCTGGTTCACAGAAAAGATGGAACATCTTATATTCATGAACGAAGGGAATACATGAGAATCACCTTCACACCATTTGATTTTATGCAATGATTTGTGCGGAATTTGTTTCTTCATTTCTTTCCAATTGATCGATCAAATGATGCAGCAGTTAGATGCGGCTTTGTTAGTCCTACATACGAGAATTAGCAAATCCGAATTGTCAAACATGGACAAAAACTCTCCATGGCGCACAGTCTACCCTGCTAATTGGCAGGACGTCGGCGCAAACTCAGCTCAAGACTTTTAAACACTTTGCGAACCCGTGATTTGCaaatcttcttcttttttcctctcTTTTGGCCTGCTTTAAATGATTCCCTTTTCATTCCCTTTGCTTCAGCCGGAAGAGAAAACGAACCTATAAACAAAATAAACAGAAAAGGAAAGCATTTAAAACAGGCCAAAAAaagcaacaacaacaaaataCGAAAAAAATAGCGTTAACGCGTCCAGCCTTTTTTGCCAAGCTTTAATAATATACTACTATAAGAAAATAAACAGAAAAGGAAagcatttatttatttttaaggAAAATAAATGACGATTGTCGTCGCGCTGGCCGGTCTCTTTCGCCCGCCTTTctcccccctccccttggccgcgtCCACCCCCTTTCCTCCACCGCTCACGCGCTTCCCTTCCcagaccccccccccctctcccctcCCTCGCCACCGAACCACCATACACCGAGCAGCCTCAGCTTCATTCTCCTCTCTTCCCATTCGGTCCCCGCGACTCGCTCCAGCCACATGCCACTGCCCCGTGATCCTCTTGCCGCCGCTGCCATTCCATTCCTCCCCACGACCTGCCGTGCTGATGATGGACGACCCGCCGCCCTCCTCGCTCCACCGGCTTcccgtgccgccgccgctgctTCTGCTTCTGTTGATGCTGGTCTCCGTCTCCTGCCcgctcgcccgcgccgccgcaggtccgtcttcttcttcttgggtttTCGCTCGCTTGCTTGCTTGTCTCTTTCTTGGACTACTTCCGGTGATCCAGGCGAGCTGATTCTGGGCGCTCTTGGTTTCTGCAGCGGCTGGAGGAGGACTTGGTGGTGCTCAGGAATGGGGCGCGAGCACGGACGCCGCTTCCGTTGAACTCAGGTGAGCTCGCGAa
The genomic region above belongs to Triticum urartu cultivar G1812 unplaced genomic scaffold, Tu2.1 TuUngrouped_contig_5472, whole genome shotgun sequence and contains:
- the LOC125529270 gene encoding ubiquitin-activating enzyme E1 3, which translates into the protein MGCLRRLLRRGLRAMLPSKRPSDAAAGDENGRGGDAKRMRRLFASDVLVSGLNGLGAEIAKNLALAGVKSVTIHDVKTVEMWDLSGNFFLSEDDIGKNRAAACVAKLQELNNAVLISALTEELTTEHLSKFQAVVFTDIDLDKAYEFDDYCHNHQPPISFIKSEVCGLFGSVFCDFGPKFTVLDVDGEDPHTGIIASISNDNPALISCVDDERLEFQDGDLVVFSEVHGMTELNDGKPRKVKNARPFSFSIEEDTSNFGIYVKGGIVTQVKEPKVLCFKALRDAMTDPGEVLLSDFSKFERPPVLHLAFQALDKFKKDHGRCPAAGCEEDAQSFLKIAAAINEASADRKLDTIDEKLFRQFASGSRAVLNPMAAMFGGIVGQEVVKACSGKFHPLNQFFYFDSVESLPTYPMEPQDLKPSNNRYDAQVSVFGSKLQKKMEEANTFVVGSGALGCEFLKNLALMGVSCSSKGKLTITDDDIIEKSNLSRQFLFRDWNIGQAKSTVAATAASAINPSLHIDALQNRACPDTENVFHDTFWEGLDVVINALDNVNARMYMDMRCLYFQKPLLESGTLGAKCNTQMVIPHLTENYGASRDPPEKQAPMCTVHSFPHNIDHCLTWARSEFEGLLEKTPNEVNSFLSNPAQYAAAMRKAGDAQARELLERVSECLNKDRCSTFDDCISWARLKFEDYFSNRVKQLTFTFPEDAATSMGAPFWSAPKRFPRALQFSAADQSHLNFIMSASILRAESFGVAIPEWAKDTSKLADVVNKIAVPTFEPKQGVNIVTDEKASNLSSTSVDDVAVIEDLLAKLQEYAKMLPPGFQMKPIQFEKDDDTNFHMDLISGLANMRARNYSIPEVDKLKAKFIAGRIIPAIATSTAMATGLVCLALYKVIAGEHPVEDYRNTFANLALPLFSMAEPVPPKVMKHKETSWTVWDRWSVQGNLTLAELLQWFADKGLTAYSISCGTSLLYNNMFARHKDRLTKKVVDIAREVAKVDVPEYRRHLDIGVACEDEDENDVDIPLVSVYFR